In Nerophis ophidion isolate RoL-2023_Sa linkage group LG03, RoL_Noph_v1.0, whole genome shotgun sequence, the following are encoded in one genomic region:
- the grem1b gene encoding gremlin-1 — MANSTRVICSLLLVLGLLSSPGNSKRNRGSQGAIPHPDKNKPNESEPQQVGSAPRHRQGASSPADEVLESSQEALHVTERQYLKRDWCKTQPLKQTIHEEGCVSRTILNRFCYGQCNSFYIPRHMRREEGAFQSCSFCKPKRFTSMTFTLNCPDLQPPTKKKRIQRVKQCRCVSIELD; from the coding sequence ATGGCCAACTCCACGCGTGTCATCTGCAGTCTGCTGCTGGTCCTCGGCCTGCTGTCCTCTCCCGGGAACTCCAAGAGGAACCGAGGCTCCCAGGGCGCCATTCCTCACCCGGACAAGAACAAGCCGAACGAGTCTGAGCCCCAGCAGGTGGGCTCCGCGCCCCGACACAGGCAAGGCGCGTCCTCCCCGGCCGACGAGGTGCTGGAGTCCAGCCAGGAGGCGTTACACGTCACCGAGCGGCAGTATTTGAAGCGGGACTGGTGCAAGACGCAGCCCCTCAAGCAGACCATCCACGAGGAGGGATGCGTCAGCCGCACCATCCTCAACCGCTTCTGCTACGGACAGTGCAACTCCTTCTACATCCCGCGGCACATGCGCAGGGAGGAGGGCGCCTTCCAGTCCTGTTCCTTCTGCAAGCCCAAGCGCTTCACCAGCATGACTTTTACGCTCAACTGTCCTGACCTGCAGCCGCCCACCAAGAAGAAACGCATCCAGCGTGTCAAGCAGTGCCGCTGCGTGTCTATAGAGCTGGACTAG